The Pan paniscus chromosome 2, NHGRI_mPanPan1-v2.0_pri, whole genome shotgun sequence genome contains the following window.
AGCTCCCTGGTATTGATCTTAGCTGTGTTCCCTAATTTTCTGTGTACAACAATCATCTGAGGACGCATGTTCTGCCCTGAAGCCCAATGGATACATTGTGATTTTGACTTGATCATGAAAGCTCCTGGGTGGGCCGATGACCCCCAGGATGTCAAATAGTGGATGGACATATAGTTAAAAAGCTGTAAACTTTCTAAAGTTTCTTAGGAAATAAATTCATGGGactatattagaaataaaaagagaatgattTAATGTCCTGAGAGGAACAGACCTAGAGGGTTTCCACACAGGGCTCAtggatttgtttcaagaattgACAACATAGTTTGCAATCTCCTTCCTGCCAGACCCCTTTGTTCTCCCACCTTTATTCTCCTAGTGGGGAGTAGCAGGGagactaaaaaaagaaatggtataCAGTAGTCCCCTCTTACCCATGGCTTCATTTTTCATGGTTTCAGTTACGCTCAACGGCAGTCCAAAAATATTTGATGGaacattccagaaataaacaattcataaattttaattgCACGGCATTCTGAGGAGCATGATGAGATCTTGCCCCTTGCTGCCCTGGATGTGATCCTCCCTCTGTCCAGCATATTCATGCTGCTCATccgttagtcacttagtagcagTCTTGGTGATCAGATCGACTGTCTTGGTTATCAGATGACTGTATCGCAGTGCTTATGTTCAAGTACCCCTGTTTAATTAATAATAGCCCCAAAGGGCAAGAGTGCTGTgcctaatttacaaattaaattttatcatagatatgtaagtatagaaaagaaaacatagtatatatagggtttggtactatcagAGTTTTTAGGCAtctactgggggtcttggaatgtatcccccagagataagggaggactactgtaTATACACGTAGGGCATGACATAAAATGCCTAACTGTGATGTCATCCTAGAACAAGACTAAAGAACTTCTTTAAGAAGGAGGCCTGGTCACTTAGAGGACCAACAACTGGAAAAAAAGTCTTGAAAGGCTATATTTTCCATCCTCTTGACTCCAGATCTCACTGCACTGTAAATCTCTCTGGTTCGTTATTCCTTGGAACAGAGATGCTACAACTCTATGTCTTCTTTCTATCCAACATAAAACACTGGCAGTTTTGTCCAATTCTTGCCCACCTTTAGTGGCAACAGAGAAACATGAGGGTCAGCTTTTATCTTACATCTTTCAGTGATGGTCTTCCTAGAAAACCTACCCCTGATACCTCGTAATTTTGATCAGTTTTTTTTGAATTCTCATCTTGATTATCTGTTACGCTATTGTCATCATACAGCTTATGTGGATTAACTGTTATGAGTATGTTAGGGTAGTACGTAGTGGCTGAATCTCAGTCATTCATTGTATAGTCGAGAGTTGAATAAAGTCCATAttgaacacattttttttaagtagaattgACTAGAGCTTTCAGAGGAGAATAAGGTCCTTAGTGGAGGTTAAAAAGGGAAATACCTTTTCTAGCCCAGCCTGGTCCTTCGCTGCCTGCCTTGTGATAACCGGGAAAATCTTGAATCGATGTATGTTTCTTTGAGAATGactccacagtcatctgaagagTGTTGAATCAAGAGCTCAGGGAAGTTATGAGCTAATTCTTCAGTCCTGACAAGTGTGTTACAACAGTGCTTCCAGGAACCTCACAAGACTGTGATTTCAAGCTGCTTCATTGATGGaaagtttcaccatcttgggaTGAATGTCCATGTTCCGTTAGTGTCTGTTTTTGACTGACTGCAAGATGATGAGTTTTAATTTGGGTTGCAGATGAGCATTTGGTTCTGATTTTCATCTATTTCAAGATCATATCCTCTGGATAACAGTTCCTTTTAAAATTGCTTTGCAGAGGGGCTAAGCCTGCATCTACTTTGAAATTATAATGGACCTTACCACCACTTAAGTTTAGACCTGTTTGCAAGATGGTGGGGAGCTCCTGCTGAGAAAGATGAAGATGCTAGCTCTATTGTAAACTAGCATCTTCATCTAGCTACTTGAAGTTGAGAtgctatattttaaattgttggcATCAAACAAATCTATCCTTCTAGAAGTAAAGACATTTTGAGTAGGATTTAGTAAGTACTGGACATCTCCTGTAGAGCTTCATCATGCTAAATTATTCCCCTCTCCTTTTCTAAGTAATAGATGTGCTTGGGTTTGGGATTTACCTGGCACCAACCCagacttttttttgggggggtgagggcgcaggatctcactctgtcaccaggttggagtacagtggcatgattatggctcactgcagcctcaacctcctgggctcaagtgatcctcccacttaagcctcctgagtagctgggaccacaggtgtgtgccaccatgcacaacaattttttttttttgtagagatgggcgtctccctgtgttgcccaggctggtatcgaactctgggctctagcgatcctcctgctttggcctcccaaagtactgggattacaaacgtgagctgccatgcccagcctccagacTATTTTAAGTGCCCTCTCCCACTGTGGAACATTGGCATCCTTTAAGAATAAATGCATCCTTTTTGATCAAatgatttactctttttttcttcaatgtcctcatgtctcaatttttttttccttttcttaaaacagTCCCACTTGAACTTCCTGGAACTGAATTCTCCAGAACATAATATTTATAATCCATAGAATTCCTGCCCTGCTCTGCAGTAGAGTGTGCTGTTTTGTTTTCCCACTGAGCCAGAAGCCAAAATATTATACTCCCACTTACCACCGTCTACCACCTCCAAGACCAAGACCAACCTTATGTATTGAGCATCGTATCTTTCCTACTGAGCCTAGACACAGCCTCAGAACCTCTCAACATAGCACTTGGAGCAACAATTGCCGCTTCATTGGAATTGCCATTTGAGCTTGAGTTAGCCCCAATGGCAGAACGACAGGCTCGCACTAGTGTCCACCTGTGACTGTCAGGGGCGGTACCACAGAAAGGGGAAAGGCCACTTGCCTCTACCCACTGCCCTTTTGGACAACAATTCCAATTGAAGGAACACCAATCACTGATGGATCCCATTCCAAAATGTCTCTTCATTCACATCATTTAATTCTGTTGAATGAATATGTTCCTCCCTCAccttttataaacagaaaattaatataaGTCCCAGTTACTTGCTTCTTAGACTCTGTGAGACTCATGTACCAAAACAATGTGACATTCTTTTCGAGACTTTGACTTGTACTGTCAGTATGAATTTAGTGCCTTTCCAGGCAGCAAAATGTTTCTTCTTTGCTGATTTCATAGGACAAATATCCTAGGATACTCACACCACCAGTGTCACCAACCTCACAGACTGGCACATTAGAATCATATTAATCTGCTTGTTTGCatgttacaactgatactgcaaaAGCCTATTCAAGTCGGACTGAACTAGGCTAAGCGGAGGACCCTTGTGGAACCTGGAGCATTTCTCAGGGACAGGTGGCTAAAGAGGGGAGCTCTAAAATCACTGCTCTGAGAAACAGGAGGTGGGTTAAGGCTTTTGTTAACTGTCATGTGGCCAGGGTACGATGGCAGGACTTCACAGAGCAGAGCCCTAAGCAGATGGCAAGGCCACTGTAAGGAAGCTCCCGGCAGCATCCCAGGTCTGCTCTCCAGAGCCACTTCACAGCACTCAGGGATCGCTGGCTCCCGGCCCCAGGCTGCTGTCCAGTGACCAGGTGGACAGGGTCCTCCAGTGACTGCAGGCCAAGGGAACCCCAGCCAGCATGTGCAAGCTACTAGGAAGATGTCCCATCTTGCCCATATCACCCCAGTGGCTCTTCACCTTCAGAGTGACCACTTCCCAGACTCTGGAAGTGGGAAGACCCTCTTTGACGCTTTATTAATTTGAGCTCCTATCAACTTGGAGCAAATGAATTTCTCTTTTGTGGTTTTAAGTCTCCAAATGAACCCCCTTACCTGGCTCCCCTCTGGTCTCCTGTACTGTCAGTCCCCAGCTCCCAGTGTTGTTTTCTGATGCCAGCTCCCTCTCTGTATTGAACAGCAATGGGAACAAGAATGACTATCAAAGCAAACAAATGCATGGAATTAAACAAAAAGTGTACTTCACTGTTTTCTAGTCCTGTCTTTTTCTAAATGTACTGTTTGTGCCCTGAGAGCTGCCTTAATAATCTCAGCATTTGTCAGAACTTGAGGGAAAGGAAGACTTTCCATGACTGGGTTTCCTGCAGCCACAAAAAGCAGGTAATGGAGAAAGCTAGTTTCTGTGACTCTTGTATTTGACACAGCCACAAAAAGAAGGGGCAATCATCATTTTATTTGGTGACAGCCTCTTCTTCAGTATTCTGTAAAAGCTAGACTGGCACTCTGCTTCTTCCCTATGCTTTCCTGCTGCCCATCCGGTAGCTACTCCTGTTACTACTGACCCCACTATAcaggagcagagagagaaaatgaagatgaaaatctGGCTTCTGAGAAATTATTTTGGTAAGAAGCATTGAGAGTGGAAAGCTTAAAACACCATTTTGGACTGTCCAATTTTCAGCCAATCCTAATTCCCACTGGCAAAGGTAGTTGAAAGTTAGCAACATGTTCAAACAAGCACCACACAGAACACTTACATCCATTTATTTGGGAAATTGCTTCGCCTGTAAACTCACAACTGATAAGGCACATTATTGCAAAACTGtcggggtggagggagggaggcaacTCTAAGGATCCTGAAAAGGGGCAAAGGGCACACACTTGCGATGATGTGGAAAACatgtttctccttccctccccctacTCCAGAACACCAAAGGCCACAGTCTTCAAAGTCTGCTGCCTCCTTCCCCCACTCTCGTTATCAAGGCTTCTTTTAAGGAAACACGTTTTAAACAATGAAATCCTTGGTGTGAAAGGATCATACCATAACCAAAAACCATCACCTGGGGATGCACTCTTCCTATGAAACGTGAGTAATTCCCAAGAATTCATGTAGAACAAGAGGCATAGATTAAAGTCTTGGCAAGACTCTTGGCCAAACCAAATCATCAACCCAGCAGATGATGCCCAAAAGCAGCAGTCTGGTAAGTCCTGATGAGTTACTCCTGTGGGGTGCAAGATCACAGGGCTGGTCAGTTTAGGTGCCAAGGTCCTTCTGTCTTTGGAAGCATTAATCCAGGTCTGTAACAATTCTGTACTGCAGCTAGAGGAAGTAATGACAGCTATAGGCCATTAAGATACAACACAACAAAGTTATCAGAAGCCAAGGTTTCCTCTTTGaagtaaaagataaattaaaagatACAATTGTTTAGTTActctaagcaaataaaaaaatgaaaaacattcagAGGGTATACTGCCTGATGGCCCCATATACTGAACCCATTCTCCTAGCATGACACAGAACGGATTCCTGCAGAAAGGACAGATAAAATGTTTGCCTGGTCATGATTCAGGTGAGTCAAGGGCCCTGCCCCATCCAGATGGGTAAGAATTTCTCCAGAACATATCCATGACATACAGCATTTGCTCCATTCATATTTTATAGTCTGTTTGCAATCAGCTTAACTGTCAGGACATGCGATCATAAGGAGGTTTGACATACATGGTAACGTCAGCGTGTCTGAACACAAGAGCGTGACAGAAATCATCATGTATGTGACAACACGTGGAAGTCCTAGGCAGTTCGTCAACTTGTTTCACTTGGCTTATGAAGAGGTAGGTCATCAGCAAAGAAGTACAAAAGAAATGCTCTTCAAGAGACTAACAGAAGATGATGAGCGGTGTCAGTGATGTGAGTTCCCGTGTCATCATCGGTACTAAACATCCACAAAGATGCAACAGGACATCTGTCCCAGCAGCCTGTCACTCTGCAAAAGCAGTACTCTGGACAAGGACAATCAGCATCTTCTCCCAAGGCAGCTCAGGGGCTGGCATGAGGCAAATACAACAGGCTATCCCGAGCTCCTTATTAGACCACAAAATACAAacagcattttctttctcttttttttttttttttgtcgagacagtgtctcactctatcacccaggctggagtgcagtggtgtgatcttggcttactgcaacctctgccaccttggttcaagcaattctcctgcctcagcctcccgagtagctgggattacaggtgcctgccaccacgcctggctaatttttgtatttttattagagacaggatttcaccatcttggccaggctggtcttgaactcctgaccttgtgaaccacccgcctcagcctcccaaagtgctaggattacaggcgtgagccaccgcgcccggccacaaacaGCATTTTCTAGGAGGCATCCGTTGCAGTGTCTGCTACACCAGGGCTGGTTTGAAAACCTGATGTAACACACCTTCAAGAGCAGAGTGTCCTTTCTGACAAGACACTGCACATGGATGCACAGTGTCCACATCACCTATAGAAGGCAATCAAAAACAGTGAGGGGCTTTAGAGCACCACATCCATTACACAAATAAGCAACTGAGTCCAGGGACGTGGCAAACAGAAAATCCAGATCATGTGTCTTTTCTACTGTGTATATGATTAGCAGTACTTGTTTCATTCAATTGCAGATGTTTCTGACTAAATTTTTTAATGAGGGTTCCAGGAATTAATGCCACCATGGCAATGGCCAACAGCTTAAAGACAGTGTCCCAGGAGAAAAGAGCATCCAGAGAGGTTAGGGTTGACAGGATGGAGCCTGTCTGCACACAGATGAAATTATATGGGATCAAACCTggaagaagaaaaggacaaaGCGCCTGTTACAAGCAGcagcaaaattaagaaaataataattcagaATGTCACCAGGAACAGTGACTACGGTTTTTTTTTGCTTGACTCTTGACCCTTATACATATTaactctttcccttctttccttcttttctattattttccctcctttcctcactTCCCATATATGCCTGTCTTGTTCAACAAAAGAACTTGAGATATTTACACAAATAATACATGCTActataagataattttaaaatagggccaggaatggtggcttatgcttgtaatcccagcactttgggaggccgaggtggatcacctgaggtcaggagttcgagatcagcctggccaacatggtgaaaccccgtctctactaaaaacacaaaaattagccgggtgtggtggcatgtgcctgtaatccttgctactcaggaggctgaggcaggagaatcactggaacctgggaggcagaggtggcagtgagccaagatcttaccactgcacttcagcccaggcgatagagctagactctgtctcaaaaataaataaataaataaataaaattttaaataggaaaagcAAAATGCGTGCAGAAGAATACAAGACATCAGGGAGTACAGTTAGTAAAAAAATGCATACGGTTCACCTGTTTGCCAAAAGTGGGCCCCAAATTTGGGTCTGAGTACCCAACAGCCAAAGTAAAGAGAGAAGTGCCATTGTTGacaaacagttttttaaaagaagtactATTCACATTCTGTACTGTCTCAAAGATGTCATCAAATCCACTGGATTCCAAAAGTCTGGCTGGCTGAACAGGCTGGCTGCAGAACAATCAGCTGGTGACATTGTTAAAAACCACATCCTTGGGCTCCACCCCAGAAATTCTGGTTACTTGGTTCTGGGGTAGTGCCCAGGAACCTGTATTTTAAAAGCcccttctccactcccaccctGAGATTCCGATTGGTTTGGAACACTCTGATCGTCCATTTCTCTTCTATAGGAGAGGAAGTATACAGGAGATGAAGATCCCAGACccctcagggtcacacagcttgtgaGACAGAGGACAGGAAGCCTGGTCTCCAGAATCTTGCCAAGCCTCATGCCACCTAGGTAATTAGAAGCAGCAAACCCCCACTAGCTGAGGGCCTGAGGCACTTTGTCTGAAAGCCAATATGACCAAAATTGGCTGTGGTAGATCTTGCTTCTATTTAAGATCTCCATTTCTCTCAGGTATCTCCTATTAATAGCAGCTGCTCAACCACAGATTTGCTCTGTTTGACCTAGAAGCCCTGAATCGTCTTTCCCTCTAGGATCTAAGGGAGGTTTAAGAGAAAGAGATCCTTGCCTTAGGCTTAAGGAGGGTGGTTTTCTTCCAGTATGGAGAAAGTAGCAAACACTGATTTTATAGGATGTTAGCACTTTACCACTCTGATAAAGGTGGTCCAAGGCCCATATTTCAAGAAACACTGCTCTAGTCCCAGCCCCTTATCTGGACGAGTGGCCCGTTCAGACTAAGTAGCTCGCTGCAGGTCATATAATTGTCAAAGGCAAGGAGAAACTTTAGATATCATCTAATTCAGTAGACTGCAAAACTCAGGATCCAGCGGAATCCCTTTTAGGGACTAACTACTTGCATCACCTGGAAAACGTTAAAAGATCCTGATCCCTGAGTCCTACCCCAGAGATGATTTAGTTGATGTGTGGTGTAGCCTTAGCTTAGGGATTAAAATCTCCACAGgtgatgttttgttgttttgtttgtttttgtttgtttttttgctttttttttttttgagatggagcctcactctgtcacccaggctggagtgaaatgtcatcctctcagcttactgcaatctccgcctcccaggttcaagccattctcctgcctcagcctcccaagtagttgaattacagacgcacaccaccacgtcaggctaatttttgtatttttagtagagatggggtttcaccatgttggccaggctggtcttgaactcccaacctcaagtgatccacctgcctcaacctcccaaagtgctgggattacaggtgtgagccactgagaccGGCCTCCAAGTGATTTTTAATAGGTTTGCAGGCGATTCTTAATAGGTTTGCAGTTTGAGAACGACTGGGTTTGCAGTTTGAAAATGACTGACTAGGAACTGGATTAAAATGCATATTCCCAGATCCCACTCccaagattctgattcagtaggtctggagtagGCCCCAAATCTAGATTCTCAACAAGCCCCCTGACCCTAACAATCTGATAAAGGTGGCCCAAggcccacactttgagaaacactgctctatTCCTAGCCAGGTGGTCCATTGAGGGTAAGTAGCTTGCTGCAGGTTGTGCAATTGTCAAAAGGCAGGAAGGAACCACACTGATGCCAGCAATTCCTAAGGCAGAACTTAATCAAAACAGGGGCCAAAAACCAGACAGGAAGTCCCTTGCTCTGCTCCTTTCTTCTGTCCCCACTCAAAACTCATGGACACACACCCTCATTCCAACCCTGCTCTTCCTGCtagcatttactgagtacttactatggGCCAATTTGTATACTTTACACAGACCATCTCTTCTAATCCCAGTGCCTAGTGCATACAGCCATGCAATGGACAATCTTTATTTAGTCCAAAAGTATTTTTATGGGTTTTCATGTTGAAGCCTGAGCAGATCTGAAATCAGGAATCATTTCTTTAGATCATAAGGCTTGAAGTCACACTTTGTGAGCCTGTGTTCTCAGAAGCAGGCACGTGCTCACGTGGCCAATAACCCAGGGCAGACCCCCAGCGTGACAGCTCTGAAGACTCAAACCCACCCCACTAGCATCTTACCGATAAGAACTGAGAAGAAGAACTGCACGATGGGAATGTTCAGAATCGGGGCCGAGAGGTTCAAGAACCAGTTTGGTGTCATGGGGAaaagtctcaaaaacaataagaaaaaaaacaagctgtTTCTGTTCTCCTCCACCTGTAGCCAAAGAGAAGAAAGCTGTTAAGAAGCAGAAAGGGTCTCCAGGTGTTGAAAACCTgctggtgccaggcactgttctagacactTTACATAATCTGTTCCCAATTCTTCCAACAACCCTCCAGGGAAAGactgttttcctcattttaaaatagagatgctGAGGATCAGAGAAGTCgagaacttgcccaaagtcacagagctggtaatgatggagctgggatttgatccCAGGTCTATGTCTCCTGAAGACATCAAAAGAACCCCTAGGACCTCCCGAGACAGCGTGGAAGAATACTGTGGGAAATCCCTGCCACTCGCTTCTCTCAAGGCCATGCACATAGTGACTCTCTGGGGTCCCAGCTCTCAGATGTGACCCCTCCCCTTACCTTTCTCTGCAGCAGGGCCACTTTATCAGGAAAGTAGGACACCACCAACTGTTTGCCAAAA
Protein-coding sequences here:
- the TMEM41A gene encoding transmembrane protein 41A, whose amino-acid sequence is MRPLLGLLLVFAGCTFALYLLSTRLPRGRRLGSTEEAGGRSLWFPSDLAELRELSEVLREYRKEHQAYVFLLFCGAYLYKQGFAIPGSSFLNVLAGALFGPWLGLLLCCVLTSVGATCCYLLSSIFGKQLVVSYFPDKVALLQRKVEENRNSLFFFLLFLRLFPMTPNWFLNLSAPILNIPIVQFFFSVLIGLIPYNFICVQTGSILSTLTSLDALFSWDTVFKLLAIAMVALIPGTLIKKFSQKHLQLNETSTANHIHSRKDT